One region of Paucibacter aquatile genomic DNA includes:
- a CDS encoding DUF1924 domain-containing protein, producing the protein MPRFPKIKRHLLRPLLLGAALLGTNLARAATPAELLDGYVAAAQAPADARRGQAFFTQRHVAEWSCASCHQAVPTRAGLHAGTGKEIGALAPAFNPRRFSEPAKVEKWFRRNCKDVLNRECSAGEKADVLAWLMTLKP; encoded by the coding sequence ATGCCCCGTTTCCCCAAGATCAAGCGCCATTTGCTACGGCCCCTGCTGTTGGGGGCCGCCCTCCTCGGCACCAATCTGGCCCGCGCCGCCACCCCGGCCGAGCTGCTGGATGGCTATGTGGCCGCGGCCCAGGCGCCGGCCGATGCCCGCCGCGGCCAGGCGTTTTTCACCCAGCGCCACGTTGCGGAGTGGAGCTGCGCCTCCTGCCATCAGGCTGTGCCGACGCGGGCGGGCCTGCACGCCGGCACCGGCAAGGAGATCGGCGCCCTCGCACCGGCCTTCAACCCACGGCGTTTCAGCGAGCCGGCCAAGGTGGAGAAATGGTTCCGCCGCAACTGCAAGGACGTGTTGAACCGCGAGTGCAGCGCCGGTGAAAAGGCCGATGTGCTCGCCTGGCTGATGACGCTCAAACCCTGA
- a CDS encoding cation-translocating P-type ATPase, translated as MKPHPAPPALDDDSQQGLSPAEAARRLAQDGPNELSPPQHRTVWHILAELIREPMLQLLLAAGAIYLLLGNRGEALMLLAFVLLTVIISVSQEQRTAQVLEALRDLTSPRALVRRGGQAQRIAGREVVCGDLLLLEEGDRVAADALLLSSHDLQTDESLLSGESLAVDKRAGAEQEAGRVFAGSLVVGGQGLARVTATGVRSEIGRIGSSLAEIEIPPTPLHQQTRRLVRLFSILGLALSVLVLLLFGLLRGEWLGGVLAGITLAMSMLPQEFLLILTVFMAMGAWRLSQQRVLARRAATIETLGAATVLCSDKTGTLTVNDMAVAELAALGETPVRWVAAGGQALPEALMDMLDVAVLASEIAPIDAMERALHSLAETQLPPERRHPGWRLVHEYGLSPELPAMGHVWQGEGLAGSRLALKGAAEAVAALCGLSEAQRAQVAAETQAMAERGLRVLGVACADAALPGPPWPAGPQGFAGLRFLGLLAFADPLRPEVPEAIAQCRAAGLRVLMITGDHPATARAIAGQAGLDVAQPVITGPELAQLSDEALRQRLAAGASVFARIKPQQKLRIVEALKAQGEVVAMTGDGVNDAPSLKAAHIGIAMGGRGTDVAREASSLVLLDDRFSAIVGAVRLGRRIYDNLHKAMAFVLAVHVPIAGLSLLPLLFGWPLLLSPVHIAFLELLIDPVCSIVFEAEEEEADVMSRPPRDPAAPLFSGRLIAWSVAQGALILAVVGGLYAVLLGRGPMSQEAVRGTAFLALVSCNIALILASRSLSGRWREALLRPNRVLWQVLAATAVLLAAVFWLAPLREVFRFAALSPASLGLGLATGGSMLLVLLLLRRWSGVHP; from the coding sequence ATGAAGCCACATCCAGCGCCCCCGGCCCTTGACGACGACAGCCAGCAAGGTCTGAGCCCCGCCGAGGCGGCGCGCCGTCTGGCCCAGGACGGGCCCAACGAGCTGAGCCCGCCCCAGCACCGCACGGTCTGGCACATCCTGGCCGAGCTGATCCGCGAGCCCATGTTGCAGCTGCTGCTGGCGGCCGGCGCCATCTACCTGCTGCTGGGCAATCGCGGCGAGGCGCTGATGCTGCTGGCCTTTGTGTTGCTGACGGTCATCATCAGCGTCAGCCAGGAGCAACGCACGGCCCAGGTTCTGGAGGCCCTGCGCGACCTGACCAGCCCGCGCGCCCTGGTGCGGCGCGGCGGCCAGGCGCAGCGCATCGCCGGCCGCGAGGTGGTGTGTGGTGATCTGCTGCTGCTGGAGGAGGGCGACCGGGTGGCCGCCGATGCGCTGCTGCTCAGCAGCCACGACCTGCAGACCGATGAATCCCTGCTCAGTGGCGAATCCTTGGCCGTGGACAAGCGCGCCGGCGCCGAGCAGGAGGCCGGCCGGGTGTTTGCCGGCTCGCTGGTGGTGGGTGGCCAGGGCCTGGCGCGAGTGACGGCCACTGGCGTGCGCAGCGAGATCGGCCGCATCGGCAGCTCGCTGGCCGAGATCGAGATTCCGCCCACGCCGCTGCACCAGCAGACGCGTCGCCTGGTGCGCTTGTTCTCCATCCTGGGCCTGGCCTTGAGCGTGCTGGTGCTGCTGCTCTTCGGCCTGCTGCGCGGCGAATGGCTGGGCGGCGTGCTGGCCGGCATCACCCTGGCCATGTCCATGCTGCCGCAGGAGTTCCTGCTGATCCTGACGGTGTTCATGGCCATGGGCGCCTGGCGCCTGTCGCAGCAGCGCGTGCTGGCGCGCCGCGCCGCCACCATCGAGACCTTGGGCGCCGCCACCGTGTTGTGCAGCGACAAGACCGGCACGCTGACCGTCAACGACATGGCCGTGGCCGAGCTGGCCGCGCTCGGCGAGACGCCTGTGCGCTGGGTGGCCGCAGGCGGGCAGGCGCTGCCCGAGGCTTTGATGGACATGCTGGACGTGGCCGTGCTGGCCAGCGAGATCGCGCCCATCGACGCGATGGAGCGTGCCTTGCACAGCCTGGCCGAGACCCAGCTGCCCCCCGAGCGCCGCCACCCCGGCTGGCGCCTGGTGCATGAGTACGGGCTCAGCCCCGAGCTGCCGGCCATGGGCCATGTCTGGCAGGGCGAGGGCCTGGCCGGCTCGCGCCTGGCGCTGAAGGGCGCGGCCGAGGCGGTGGCGGCACTCTGCGGCCTGAGCGAGGCGCAGCGCGCCCAGGTGGCGGCCGAGACGCAGGCCATGGCCGAGCGCGGCCTGCGCGTGCTGGGCGTGGCCTGCGCCGATGCAGCGCTGCCGGGTCCGCCCTGGCCGGCCGGGCCGCAGGGCTTCGCCGGCCTGCGTTTCCTGGGGCTGCTGGCGTTTGCCGACCCGCTGCGCCCCGAGGTGCCCGAGGCGATTGCCCAATGCCGCGCCGCCGGCCTGCGCGTGCTCATGATCACCGGCGACCACCCGGCCACGGCGCGCGCCATCGCCGGCCAGGCCGGCCTGGATGTGGCCCAGCCCGTCATCACCGGGCCGGAGCTGGCCCAGCTGTCCGATGAAGCCCTACGTCAGCGCCTGGCGGCGGGTGCCAGCGTGTTCGCGCGCATCAAGCCGCAGCAGAAGCTGCGCATCGTCGAGGCGCTGAAGGCGCAGGGCGAGGTGGTGGCCATGACCGGTGACGGGGTCAACGACGCCCCATCGCTGAAGGCCGCCCACATCGGCATTGCCATGGGCGGGCGTGGCACCGATGTGGCTCGCGAGGCCTCCAGCCTGGTGCTGCTGGACGACCGTTTCTCGGCCATCGTCGGCGCAGTCCGCCTGGGCCGCCGCATCTACGACAACCTGCACAAGGCCATGGCCTTTGTGCTGGCCGTGCATGTGCCGATTGCCGGCCTGTCGCTGCTGCCGCTCTTGTTCGGCTGGCCGCTTCTGCTCTCGCCGGTGCACATTGCGTTTCTGGAGCTGCTGATCGACCCCGTCTGCTCCATCGTCTTCGAGGCCGAAGAAGAAGAGGCCGATGTGATGAGCCGGCCGCCGCGCGACCCGGCCGCGCCCCTGTTCTCAGGCCGCTTGATCGCCTGGAGCGTGGCCCAGGGCGCGCTGATCCTGGCGGTGGTGGGCGGCTTGTACGCCGTCCTGCTTGGCCGTGGCCCGATGAGCCAGGAGGCGGTGCGGGGCACGGCTTTCCTGGCCCTGGTCAGCTGCAATATCGCCCTGATCCTGGCCAGCCGCAGCCTGAGCGGGCGCTGGCGCGAGGCCTTGTTGCGGCCCAACCGCGTGCTCTGGCAGGTGCTGGCCGCCACCGCCGTGTTGCTGGCCGCGGTGTTCTGGCTGGCGCCGCTGCGCGAGGTGTTCCGCTTCGCCGCGCTGAGCCCGGCCTCGCTGGGCCTGGGTCTGGCGACGGGCGGCTCGATGCTGCTGGTCTTGCTGCTGCTGCGGCGCTGGAGCGGGGTGCACCCCTAG
- a CDS encoding PEP-CTERM sorting domain-containing protein (PEP-CTERM proteins occur, often in large numbers, in the proteomes of bacteria that also encode an exosortase, a predicted intramembrane cysteine proteinase. The presence of a PEP-CTERM domain at a protein's C-terminus predicts cleavage within the sorting domain, followed by covalent anchoring to some some component of the (usually Gram-negative) cell surface. Many PEP-CTERM proteins exhibit an unusual sequence composition that includes large numbers of potential glycosylation sites. Expression of one such protein has been shown restore the ability of a bacterium to form floc, a type of biofilm.) codes for MNRLLARRPTFRRLLVSATALLALSSAAALAAPVSPTTYDMPNGYGTASGGSFNYWDRGYSGSGNTQLDFAPLSGGLGDLTDGIIATERWDRVENLEGTGPYVGWSAMDPVITFHFGESLVFSQLTIWHDDANGYGNVATPRGFIVTVGGQSQSFDIIDPAGDAPFASVLNLGPGFVGSSLQLQVLRHDTATMLSEVAFEAQPVPEPASAVLLGLGLAAVLLAGGRSRPRSGDALPS; via the coding sequence ATGAACCGTCTTCTTGCTCGTCGCCCGACCTTCCGCCGCCTGCTAGTCAGCGCCACCGCCTTGCTGGCCCTTTCAAGCGCCGCGGCGCTGGCCGCGCCGGTGTCGCCCACCACTTACGACATGCCCAATGGCTACGGCACCGCCAGCGGCGGCAGCTTCAATTACTGGGACCGCGGCTACAGCGGCAGCGGCAACACCCAGCTCGATTTCGCGCCGCTGAGCGGCGGACTGGGCGACCTGACCGACGGCATCATCGCCACCGAGCGCTGGGACCGGGTCGAGAACCTCGAAGGCACGGGCCCCTACGTCGGCTGGTCGGCCATGGACCCGGTCATCACCTTCCACTTCGGCGAATCCCTGGTCTTCAGCCAGCTGACCATCTGGCACGACGATGCCAACGGTTATGGCAATGTCGCCACACCGCGCGGTTTCATCGTCACGGTGGGCGGCCAGTCGCAGAGCTTTGACATCATCGACCCGGCTGGCGACGCGCCCTTTGCCTCGGTGCTGAATCTGGGCCCCGGCTTTGTCGGCAGCAGCCTGCAGCTGCAGGTCCTGCGCCACGACACCGCCACCATGCTCAGCGAGGTGGCCTTCGAGGCCCAGCCCGTGCCTGAGCCGGCCAGTGCCGTCTTGCTGGGCCTGGGTCTGGCGGCGGTCCTGCTGGCTGGCGGACGCTCGCGTCCACGTTCAGGGGATGCCCTGCCGTCCTGA
- a CDS encoding substrate-binding periplasmic protein produces MLCPDGPAQAAEVRMAFGEKIPPFCFPKTDSGIELEVIRAALAYKGHQLKPLYFPFARIPVSFRDGTVDAVMTDLGQDLSSAGGHYADPAVLYDNVFITLSRRQIKISTPADLKGLSVVSFAGAIKRYPEWLEPVRRAGLYTEINDQSVQVKTLMLGRYDVVLSDRNIFKYFALQLKSEGFTELQPVDETAFVKLNPQDYRPVFRDPRIRDDFNQGLKQLKESGRFQAIYDKYLKD; encoded by the coding sequence TTGCTGTGTCCCGATGGCCCCGCCCAAGCCGCCGAAGTGCGCATGGCTTTTGGCGAGAAGATCCCGCCGTTCTGCTTCCCCAAGACCGACAGCGGCATCGAGCTGGAGGTGATTCGCGCTGCACTGGCCTACAAGGGCCACCAGCTCAAGCCCCTGTACTTCCCGTTTGCGCGCATCCCGGTGTCCTTCCGCGATGGCACGGTCGATGCGGTCATGACCGACCTGGGCCAGGACCTCAGCAGCGCAGGCGGCCACTATGCCGACCCGGCCGTGCTCTACGACAACGTCTTCATCACCCTGAGCCGGCGCCAGATCAAGATCAGCACGCCTGCGGATCTGAAGGGCTTGAGCGTGGTGTCCTTTGCCGGGGCGATCAAGCGCTATCCCGAGTGGCTGGAGCCGGTGCGCCGCGCCGGGCTCTACACCGAGATCAACGACCAGTCGGTTCAGGTCAAGACCCTGATGCTGGGCCGCTACGACGTGGTGCTCAGCGACCGCAACATCTTCAAGTATTTCGCTTTGCAACTCAAAAGCGAAGGCTTCACCGAGCTGCAGCCGGTGGACGAAACCGCCTTCGTCAAGCTCAACCCGCAGGATTACCGCCCGGTCTTCCGCGACCCCCGAATCCGCGATGACTTCAACCAGGGTCTCAAGCAGCTGAAGGAATCGGGTCGCTTTCAGGCGATTTATGACAAGTACCTGAAGGACTGA
- a CDS encoding MBL fold metallo-hydrolase — MKITQLRNATVVLEFHSQGQDITFLVDPMLAEASALPALRYFGGQRRRNPLVPLPPGSQALLGRVNHGLITHCQRGHFDHLDRAGKRWLREAAVPVLAMPRDAAYLRQRGLQVQALQGPGRQPLLPAQLSGAFITPIPCVHGRGMAGLLMEHGHGYLIEVAGEPSVYLAGDTVMCAPLRDCLSTLRPDVAVLPAGGARFDLGAEILLTPEALIEAAALCPGTQIVANHLEALDHCPGTRARVRELARAGGMQDRVWVPEDGDTLSFQARAITNDERLSPSGTCHKSPESDPIPSAA; from the coding sequence ATGAAGATCACCCAGCTCCGCAATGCCACCGTCGTGCTCGAGTTCCACAGCCAGGGTCAGGACATCACGTTCCTGGTCGACCCCATGCTGGCCGAGGCCAGCGCCCTGCCCGCCCTGCGCTACTTCGGCGGCCAGCGCCGCCGCAACCCGCTGGTGCCGCTGCCGCCCGGCAGCCAGGCCCTGCTGGGCCGCGTCAACCACGGCCTGATCACGCATTGCCAGCGTGGCCACTTCGACCATCTGGACCGCGCCGGCAAGCGCTGGCTGCGCGAGGCCGCCGTGCCCGTGCTGGCCATGCCGCGCGACGCCGCCTACCTGCGCCAGCGCGGCCTGCAGGTGCAGGCCCTGCAAGGCCCGGGCCGCCAGCCTCTGCTGCCCGCCCAACTCAGCGGCGCCTTCATCACGCCGATTCCCTGCGTGCACGGCCGCGGCATGGCCGGCCTGCTGATGGAGCATGGCCATGGCTATCTGATCGAGGTGGCCGGCGAGCCCAGCGTCTACCTGGCCGGCGACACGGTGATGTGCGCGCCGCTGCGCGATTGCCTGAGCACCCTGCGCCCCGATGTGGCGGTGCTGCCGGCCGGCGGCGCGCGCTTCGACCTGGGCGCCGAGATCCTGCTGACGCCCGAGGCCCTGATCGAGGCCGCTGCGCTGTGCCCGGGCACTCAAATCGTCGCCAACCATCTGGAGGCGCTGGACCATTGCCCGGGCACGCGGGCGCGGGTTCGAGAGTTGGCGCGGGCGGGCGGGATGCAGGATCGGGTCTGGGTGCCCGAGGATGGTGACACGCTGAGCTTCCAAGCCCGCGCAATCACAAACGACGAGCGACTCAGTCCTTCAGGTACTTGTCATAAATCGCCTGAAAGCGACCCGATTCCTTCAGCTGCTTGA
- a CDS encoding GlxA family transcriptional regulator, producing the protein MPSSIRRTAASPPFTLGLLLFEGCMPAGLFAVADLLRAAHLRAGRELMRWRWLTVDGRSVNGISGGIEGGPTLTPEGALVDSADELDALLLPGLWVSSLEGLQQTLQARRAEIAALRALPARCALWSYCAGVPLLAASGRLQGQAATATWWLAPHLQALFPQVAWQFDEALVDSDRTVTAAGANGYLALMLDQLARRMESESLREVQEVLMLPQPRQRHPAFAAVSLMALREPWLRELLLWAQRTPAEALTVAAAAAALKLSPRTLSRHVQAATGLPVATWLRRVKLRQVAERLSRGPEPLKRLAEDLGFSNEAALHRMFKQTTGLTPQGYRGQYRQGA; encoded by the coding sequence ATGCCATCTTCAATTCGCCGCACGGCCGCAAGCCCACCCTTCACCCTGGGCCTGCTGCTGTTCGAGGGCTGCATGCCGGCCGGACTGTTCGCCGTGGCCGACTTGCTGCGCGCGGCCCATCTGCGCGCCGGCCGGGAGTTGATGCGCTGGCGCTGGTTGACGGTGGATGGCCGGTCGGTGAATGGAATCAGTGGTGGAATCGAGGGCGGGCCGACGCTGACTCCCGAGGGCGCCTTGGTCGACAGCGCGGATGAACTCGATGCTCTGCTGCTGCCCGGCCTCTGGGTCAGTTCCCTGGAAGGCTTGCAACAGACCCTGCAGGCCCGCCGTGCCGAGATCGCCGCCCTGCGCGCCTTGCCTGCCCGCTGCGCGCTCTGGAGCTATTGCGCAGGCGTGCCCTTGCTGGCCGCCAGCGGCCGGCTGCAGGGTCAGGCGGCCACGGCCACCTGGTGGCTGGCGCCCCATCTGCAAGCGCTGTTCCCGCAGGTGGCCTGGCAGTTCGACGAGGCCCTGGTGGACAGCGACCGCACGGTCACTGCGGCCGGTGCCAACGGCTACCTGGCCCTGATGCTGGATCAGCTGGCGCGCCGAATGGAGAGTGAGAGCCTGCGCGAGGTGCAGGAGGTCTTGATGCTGCCCCAGCCGCGCCAGCGCCACCCGGCTTTTGCCGCGGTCAGCCTGATGGCCCTGCGCGAGCCCTGGTTGCGCGAGCTGCTGCTCTGGGCCCAGCGCACCCCGGCCGAGGCGCTGACCGTGGCGGCCGCCGCAGCGGCGCTGAAGCTGTCACCGCGCACCCTGAGCCGACATGTGCAAGCTGCCACCGGCCTGCCCGTCGCCACCTGGCTGCGCCGCGTCAAGCTGCGCCAGGTGGCCGAGCGCCTCTCGCGCGGCCCCGAGCCGCTGAAGCGCCTGGCCGAAGATCTGGGCTTCAGCAACGAGGCGGCTCTTCACCGCATGTTCAAGCAGACGACGGGGCTCACGCCGCAGGGCTATCGGGGGCAGTATCGGCAGGGTGCCTAG
- a CDS encoding transposase produces MTSEKTDTRRRYSAATKAQVLAECREPGMSVAKVAMAHGINTNVVHRWRQIAREGGKAESLGGTGEFIALPLAAMAVPDKAPADIRVELRRGSLTMNVSWPASAAADFAAWTRELLR; encoded by the coding sequence ATGACGAGCGAGAAGACAGACACGAGACGGCGCTACAGCGCGGCGACGAAGGCGCAGGTGTTGGCCGAATGCCGCGAGCCGGGCATGTCGGTGGCCAAGGTGGCGATGGCCCATGGCATCAACACGAATGTCGTGCACCGCTGGCGGCAAATAGCCCGGGAGGGCGGCAAGGCCGAGTCCCTCGGCGGAACAGGCGAGTTCATCGCCTTGCCGCTTGCAGCAATGGCCGTGCCTGACAAGGCACCGGCAGACATCCGCGTTGAACTGCGCCGCGGTTCGCTCACGATGAACGTCAGCTGGCCGGCCAGCGCCGCGGCGGACTTCGCCGCCTGGACCCGCGAGCTGCTGCGGTGA
- the tnpB gene encoding IS66 family insertion sequence element accessory protein TnpB (TnpB, as the term is used for proteins encoded by IS66 family insertion elements, is considered an accessory protein, since TnpC, encoded by a neighboring gene, is a DDE family transposase.) has translation MDAIWLACEPLDMRAGTETALSRVVLVFGEARPHHAYLFANRRANRMKALVHDGIGIWLAARRLNAGRFIWPQHGGMLALTKAQLDALVLGLPWQRIGEAGVITVL, from the coding sequence GTGGACGCGATCTGGCTGGCCTGCGAGCCACTGGACATGCGCGCTGGCACCGAGACGGCGCTGAGCCGCGTGGTCCTGGTCTTCGGCGAAGCCCGGCCACACCACGCCTACCTGTTCGCCAATCGACGTGCCAACCGGATGAAGGCGCTGGTGCATGACGGCATCGGCATATGGCTGGCGGCCCGGCGCCTGAATGCCGGCCGCTTCATCTGGCCCCAACACGGCGGCATGTTGGCGCTCACCAAGGCGCAGTTGGACGCGCTGGTGCTGGGCCTGCCCTGGCAGCGCATCGGCGAGGCCGGCGTCATCACCGTGCTGTAG